Within the Arthrobacter caoxuetaonis genome, the region ACTGCGCCGGCGCGGGCCGCGAAACGGTGGGCCAGCTCGTCGCCGGAGTCGGCGGGGACAGTGATTGCATTGATTTTGATGATGCTCATAGCCCCATTATCTCCATGGCGTCCCTGCAACTCCGATGCGGCGGTGGCACTAAGCTCGGATTCATGAGAACGGATTTCGACCCCGCAGCCATGGGCGGCCGCAGCTTCTACCGGCTGCTGACCTCGGTTGTGGTGCCGCGGCCCATCGCCTGGGTTTCCACGCGTTCGGCAGACGGTGTGGACAACCTGGCCCCGCACTCCTTCTTCACCATCGCCTCGGTCAACCCTCCCGTGGTGTCTTTCACCTCCGTGGGCGAGAAGGACTCGCTGCGCAACATCCGGAAAACGGGCGAGTTCGTCATCAGCCTCGCACCGGAGAACCTTTTCGAAGCCATCAACGCCACCGGCACCGGCTTCACCGCGGACATCAGCGAGTTCGACGCCGCCGGGATCGCCCGGGAGCCCAGTGCCACGGTGCGTCCGCCCAGGGTTGCCGGATCGCCGGTGGCCCTGGAGTGCAGGCTGCACGAGATCCATCCCGTCGGAGACTGCTTTGTTGTGTACGGGGAGATCACGTGCGCCGCAGTCCAGACCGATACCCTCGACGACGACTCCCATCCCAGGATCGAAAAGCTCAGGCCGCTCTCCCGCCTCGGGCTGAACGAGTGGGGCACCGTCGGCGACGTCCGGGACATCACGCGTATTCGCCCCGAGGAGTGGCCCGGCCACTACCGGGGCGCCTAACAGCTCGGCGGCACGGGATTCCCGGATTTGCTACCTTGGAATCAGGGCCCGCACACCCGGCCCCCGGACGACGGTTCAGTACCCGGCACGCGACAAGACTGGCCAAAGGAGCTAGCCATGTCATGGGTTGTCCTCATAGCCTCCGGAATGCTTGAAGCCGTCTGGGCTACAGCACTGGGGAAGTCGAACAACTTCAAGAAACCCCTCCCCACCCTCGTTTTCGCCCTGGCACTGACCGCCAGCATGGCCGGCCTGGCGTGGGCGATGCTCAGCATCCCGGTGGGCACCGCGTATGCCGTGTGGGTGGGAATCGGCGCCGTGCTCACGGCCGGTTATGCCATGGTCTTCGGCGGCGAGAAAGCCACCGTCATCAAGGTGGTGCTGCTGATGGGAATCGTCGGATGCGTTGTTGGCCTGAAGCTGGTGGCATAGCCATGGCCTGGATCATCCTTCTGCTCAGCGCCGTCCTCGAAGCCGTTTGGGCCACCGCACTCGAGGCTTCCAACGGGTTCACCGTCCTGGCGCCGTCGATCATCTTTGCCGTGGCGGCCGCCCTGTCCATGGCCGGCCTCGGCTACGCCATGAAGCACATTCCCATCAGCACCGCCTATGCCGTCTGGACCGGTTTGGGGGCGGTGCTCACCGTGGCCTGGGCCATGTTCACCGGCACGGAGGAACCCGGCGTGCTGAAGGTCCTGTTCCTGGCCGGAATCATCGGCTGCGTGATCGGCCTGAAGTTCGTGGACAAGCCCGCGCCTGAACCCGCCGGAAAGTCACACGACTCCTGAGCCGGACCCTGCCCGGTTGTTATCCACGTGCCGCATGACCAGGGCTGCGGCGATCAGGGCCGCCGAGAATGACAGGCAGGCTCCCGGAGCCAGCAACACGATCTGCGTCAGGGTGACGAAAAACCCGTTCCCGCCGTTGTAGGTGAGCGCGCCGAAGCTGGCCATGAACGGGTTGGTCAGGAGCGCGATCAGAATTCCAGCCGCGCCGACGGCGATGCCCGCCCAAAGCGTCTTCCGGTACATGCCCACTGCGGCGGCTTCTGCCATGATTCCCCCTGAGATAGCTGCTGGCTGTTGGGGTTCACCTAAACAGGCATCAGCGGACGGGGCAAGCTTTGCGCGGTTGTGTGGGAACCCCGACCCGCCCCGGGGCGCGGGGCAGTTCCCTGCACTTTGGGACATCCCTTCCGCTTTGGGACATTCCTGCGCGGCATCACAGCAGGAATGTCCCAAAGTGGCGGGGATGTCCCAAAACGCCGTCGTTACTCGCGGGAAGGGTGTGCCCCCCCCCGGTAACACCCGTCACAACCGGCGGGAATCCACGCCGGAACCCCCGCCGGAACCCGAGCGGCCTAGCGGCGCGCAGCCTCGGGGAGGCTGGTGCCCGTCTCGATGAAGCGCTGGTGGAAGGCGAGGGACTCGTCGAGCAGGTGCGGCGTGTGCTTGCCGACGCTCTCGCGGCTGGCCCGGTCGAAATAGTCCTGCAGCAGCGGCTGGAAGTCCGGGTGGGCGCACTTCTCGATGATCGTCCGGGCACGCTGCTTCGGGGAAAGCCCGCGCAGGTCCGCCAGGCCGCGTTCGGTGATGATCAGCATGGTGTCGTGCTCGGTGTGGTCCACGTGGCTGGCCATCGGCACGATTCCGGAGATTTTCCCGCCCTTGGCCGTACTCGGGGACATAAACGCGGAGAGGAAGCCGTTGCGGGCAAAGTCTCCGGAGCCGCCGATGCCGTTCATCATGGCCGTGCCGCCCACGTGGGTGGAGTTCACGTTGCCGTAGATGTCCGCTTCGATCATGCCGTTCATGGCGATGCAGCCCAGCCGGCGGATCAGTTCCGGATGGTTGGAGATTTCCTGGGTCCGCAGGATGATCCGCTTGCGGTAGAAGTCGATGTTGGAGTTGAACTCCTCAATCCCGGCCGGGCTCAGCGAGAAGGAGGTGGCCGACGCCACCCGGATCACGCCGTCGCGGATCAGCTCCAGCATGCCGTCCTGGATCACCTCGGTATAGGCGGTGAGTCCGGTGTAACCGGCGCCGGAGAGGCCTGCCAGCACGGCGTTGGCGATGTTGCCGACGCCGGACTGCAGCGGCAGGAGCTTGTTGGTCAGCCGTCCGGCCTTGATCTCGGATTCGAAGAAGTCCAGCAGGTGCCCGGCGATCATCTGCGAGGTTTCATCCGGCGCAGCGAAGGGCGTCATCCGGTCCGGGGCGTCCGTTTCGACGACGGCGATCACCTTTTCCGGATCCAGGCGCAGGTAGGGCTCACCGATCCTGTCGTCCGGGTTGACCAGCATGATCGGCTTCCGGTGCGGGGGCAGCGCTGTGCCGTAGTAAACGTCGTGCATCCCGTCCATCGCGGCAGGCTGCTGCATGTTGACCTCGAGGATGATCTTGTCCGCCTGCTCAATCCAGGTCTTGTTGTTGCCCACCGAGGAGGAGGGGATGAGGCTGCCGTCCTCGTTGATCCCGACGACCTCGATAACGGCCAGGTCGATGTGTCCGTAGAACCCGAACCAGGTGTACTGGGCCACGTGCCCGAGGTGGATGTCGATGTATTCGAGTTCGCCGTCGTTGATCCGCTTCCGCAGGGTGGGATCCGACTGGTACGGCAGGCGAAGTTCCATGCCGCCGGCCTGGGCGAGCACGCCGTCGAGCTCCGGGGCGGTGGAGGCGCCGGTGAGCACCTTGATTTGGAAGTCCTCGCCGCGGGCGTGCGCTTCTTCCATCTGGGCGGCCAGGGCACCCGGCACAGCCTTGGGATAGCCGGCTCCGGTGAAGCCGCTCATCGCCACCGTCATCCCCGGTTTGATCATCGCGGCTGCCTGCTCGGCAGTCATCACAAGTTTGGAGAGTCCCGGGTGGGAAATACGGTCGCGCATTAATGGCCTTTCACAGAACGAATCCATCAACCCTAACCGCAGGTGAGCCGAACCTCACACTCCGCCCCTCCGCCAGCGGAGCCCTCCCTGCGGCCGAAGTTGGCGCAGGGGCTTCCGGGTATGCCCGGAGAAGACGATACTTCTCCACATCATTGCGTTCCAGGCATTCCACGCACTCCAGGAGCCGATATGTCAGTGGACGACAGAGGAACCTCGATTTTCCGGCGCAAGCCCATCGAAGAAACCGAAGACGAAGTTTCCGGCTCCAAGCTTTTCAAGAGCCTGGGGCTGTGGCAGCTGACAGCCATCGGTGTCGGCGGCATCATCGGCATCGGCATCTTCACCTTGGCAGGGCTGGTCGCCAACGGAGGGCCCGACGCCGAGGGCGTGGGTCCTGCGGTCCTGATCTCCTTCCTGATCGCCGGACTGGCGAGCGCGGCCGCAGCGCTCTCCTACGCCGAGTTCGCCGGCATGGTCCCGCGCGCAGGGTCGGCCTACACCTACGGCTACGTTGCCCTGGGTGAGGTCATCGGCTGGTTCATCGGCTGGGACCTGCTGCTGGAGTACACGGCGATCGTCGCCGTCGTCGCCATTGGCATTTCCGGGTACTTCACGGAGTTCATGGCCGGGATCGGTTTGGATGTCCCGGTCTGGATGCAGGGAACGGGCGACGTCGTGGAGGGCGGCCTGGTAAACCTGCCGGCACTGATCGTGTGCCTGTTCATCACCTTTATCCTGAGCCGCGGCACCAAGACGTTCGGCCGGTTTGAACTGGTGGCAGTCGGATTGAAGGTGCTGCTGATCCTCTTCATCATCGGGATGGGCATCTTCTTCGTGAACACCGACAACTACACGCCGTTCCTTCCCAACGGTTTCGGCGTGGTGTTCACCGGCGCGGCAACGGTCTTTTTCGCCGTCTTCGGTTACGACGCCATGAGCACCGCCGCCGAAGAGGCGAAAGACGGCAAGAAGCATATGCCCAAAGCCATCCTGCTCTCCCTCGGCGTCGCGATGGTCCTCTACATCCTCGCCACCCTGGTCCTCACGGGAATGCAGAACTACACCGAGATCAGCCCGACGGCGGGATTCGCCTCCGCGTTCCAGAACGTGGGCCTGCCGGTTATCGCCACCGTGATTTCCGCTTTCGCGGTGCTCTCCATCCTGACCGTGATGCTGACCTTCCTGCTCGGTGTCACCCGGGTCTGGTTCTCCATGAGCCGCGACGGGCTGCTGCCGCGGTGGTTCTCCGGGACGGACTCCCGCGGCACCCCGCAGCGGGTCACCTGGATTGCCGGCGGAGTCTCCGCAGTGCTGGCCGGCTTCTTCCCGATCCGGGCGGTTGCGGACCTGACCAACATCGGCATCCTGGCGGCCTTCGTGGTGGTCTGTGTGGCGGTGATCGTGCTGCGGCGCACCCAGCCGGACGCTCCGCGGGAGTTCCGCCTCCCCCTGATGCCCTGGATTCCGGCGTTCGGTGTGCTTGCCTCCGGGTTCCTGATGCTGCAGCTGCACTGGGAAACCTGGCTGCGGTTCGGCATCTGGCTGGTGATCGGGCTGATCATCTATTGGTTCTACGGCCGGAAGCATTCGCTGCTGAACCCGGACAGCCCGCGGCACTCACCACGGGACCCCAGCCCTGCCCCGCCGACCCCTGAGCCCGACGCCGCCGGCTAGGGTGCAGGCAGCGGCTTCAGTGCCCGGCCGGACGATCCCGCCCGGCGGTAGGCGAGGCCTATTCCGACGCAGGCAAGATAGAAGCCGCCGATCGCCAGCCACCCGCCCAGGAAACCGCCGGAGAATTCCAGCAGCAGCCCCATGGCCAGCGGACCGGCCGCGAACCCGGCGTACATTCCCAGCGACACGGCACCGGAGGCGGCCCCGACCCGCTGTTGGGACACTTCACGGAGCACCCCGGCCATCACCACCACGTTCACGCCCAGGACCGACGCTCCGTGGAAGAGCACTCCGGCCCACAGCAGCAGCGGATTCCCCGTCTGTCCGGCAGCCAGCAGCAGTCCCGCACCTACAATCGCTCCGCCGGCAAGGATGAGCAGGAGCGTGGAGGCCCGGACTCCCTCGGCCATCCGCCGTCCCCACAGCACGCGGGATGCCACACCTACGACGCCGGCAGCTGCCGCGGCCACTCCGCCCATCACCAGGGAGAAGCCCAGCTCACGCTGCGCGAACAGCGGAAGGTAGACGTTGGTGGCCTGCATCCCCGCACCGGAAAACAGGGCGAAGGCGGCCAGCAGCCAGACAGTGGCCGGGAACCTGCGGTCCACCGGTCCACGCTCGGCCTTGGGCGTGGAGGGCACTCTGGGTTCCGGCGGCAGCCGGGTCCAGGAATAGGCGAGCAGCAGCGCCAGCACGACGGCGGCACCGGCTGCGGCACCGCGCCAGCCGGCCACCAGGGCAGCGGCGGGGAAGAACAGGCTGGAGAAGAGCTGGCTCGCCTGCACGCCGGATTGTTTGATGCCCATCCATCCGGGCCTCTTGGCAGGCTCCACGGCGTGGCTGATGACCCGGTTGGTCGTGGGGTTGGAAATCGCCTGTGCGGGGCCCGACAGCAGCACGGCCGCAAGCAGCCAGAGGTAGTTTCCCGAGACCGCCATCAGGACCAGGGCGAGGGCGGTGCCGCCGAAAATGATGGCCAGCTGGGACCTGGCCGTGATGCGGTCACTCAGCCGGCCCAGTGACATTGAGGACAGGGCAGCGCTGGCAAAACAGGTGGAGGCAAGCAGTCCGAACTGGGTCTCACTGATGCCGAGGTCCGCCATGATGAGCGTGCTGGTGGCGGACAGCCCGTAGTTCATCACCGGCCCGGCACCCATGGCGCAGACCAGCACAAACAACAAACCCGGACCTGACGTGGAGCGCAAAATAATCCCTTCGTGAAACGACACAAACCATTGTTGCTTGTGTTAGCCAGAGTTACGTGCAAGAGGGACTAATATCAGCCTTAGGGTCCATCCATCATTGGACCCGCTTAGCTGGGGGAGATCCAAATGGGCAGTGAGTCTCAGGCGAGCGTGCCTTCCGCGCGCCGCCGCTCCGTGATGCTCTTTCGCCGTGCACGTACCGTCCTGGTGGCCGTAGGCGTGTTCTGGCTCTGGATGCTGTTCTTCAGTGCCTCCATGGTCGCGTCACTCTTCGACCGCCCCTTTTACGCCATGATGGCCCTGTACGCGCTGGGCGCGCTGACACTGATTTCGCTCCTCGTCGCTCCGGTGGCGCTGTCCTACCTGCTGATGAACCGCCCGCCCAAACCGGCGTCCTCCGCCGCGCGGCCGTCCGGCCCCGCACGCCTGGCACTGCTGGTGGAGCAGCTGCGCTCCGGAGCAGCTGCGCGTTCGATTCGACCCCAGCGGCCGGCTGGACCTGCGCGGCCAGCTGGACCTGTGCAGCCGGGTGCGCCTGCGCGTTCGGGTGCGCCGGCGCGGCCCGAAACGGGTCCGCGGACCCACGAACCCCACCGCTCCGTCCGCTCCGACCTGGCACCGGTCATCAAAATGATTCCCCGCAGGGTCAAGGACAGCGGCTCTGCCCTTGGCAGCCGCGCCGCCGCCAAGTGGCGGGACCTGGCTTCCTAGCCAGCCGCAACCCGGCGCCGTCGGCTGAGGCAGTTCCGGCAGTTTCCGCAGGTCCCGGCAGACGGACCAGGCAGCAATGTCAGTGCCGTCCTCCAGAGTGGAGTGCATGAGTCTCACTGCCCGGCCGATGCCTTCCCCGACCCACGAGCGCCCGCGCGTCTCCCACGCTCCGTACCGGCGCGAGCCGTACGTCCGCTGCCGTGCCGGCGCGCTGTCCGTGGACGGCAAAGCCGTCGCCTGGACCCGGACCCATGTGCTGGTGCACTGGATTGACGACGACGGCCAGGCGCACAACCGCTGGGTGCCGGCCGCCGCCGTCGTGCGCATCCTGCGGGACGAGTCCGCCTGGCGTGATCCCTACGATGACTTTGGGTTCTACTATGCCGACACTTCAGTGCAGCCGGGGGCCGCAGCCGCCTAGGTTATTGACACAGGAACCGCCGCCGGAGCTCAGTGGAATACTGGCGCGGCGCGCCGATGTCTACGAGATGTACCGCCAGCAGCTCGGCCGGGCGATCCTGCTGGGTCTGGAACTGCTGGTGGCGGCGGACATCATCCGCACCGTGGCCGTCACTCCCACCTTCGAGTCCCTGGGGGTGCTGGCCGTGATCGTTCTGATCCGTACATTCCTGAGCTATTCCCTCCAGCTGGAAGTCACCGGGAAGCTGCCATGGCAGCAGCCGGTTCCCGAAAAGCCCTCACCAGCACGATGACCGCAACCAGCAGGGTCGCGATGCCGAACGGGTTGGCCAATGCTGCGGAGTATCCCAGGACGTCGTTTCCGGCAACGGCCGAAAGCACCGATCCGCTGCCGTCCTCGCCAAAGTCCGGGACGAAGAAACCGAAGGCTCCCGCCAGGACGTAGTTGCCCAGCAGCAGGAACGAGGTTTTCAGCGGCGCACCGAACGGCCGGCGTGCCGCTGCGTTGACCGTGATCCGTATCGCCGCGGTCAACATCAGAATCGCCAGGACCGGGCCTGCCGTCACGGCGAAAATGGGAACCAGGTGCCCGTCCACCCCGAAGGCCATGCGCCCCGCGGTAATCCACAGCGGAATCACCAGGGCCATGGGAATACTTACGGCGGCCATGACGGCGCACAGAACGCGGGCGGGGGAAGAAGGCGGTTGCATGCTTCAACTCTAGGCTCGCGGCCCCACCTCAGCGGACGGGATGAGCACGGCGGCAAGGAAGTCATCTTCAGGGATGATGCGGCCCCCTGGTGCGGCTCCCTAGGATGAAAGGCATACGGGCCCGGCCCGGCTACTGTTCAGGCCTGTACACCCCCCACAACGTTGTCCTCCTGCTTCATCGGCGCTGCCCTTATAGACACCCCCTTGGGAGCACCGCCGTCATTCGACACCGACCGAAAGCGTCCCGGTACCGCCATGCCCGTCGAGGTCCTCATGTGGATTCCAGCAGCCGCACTGCTGCTCCTGCTCATCGTGACCCTGACAATCGGCGCGCTCATCAGCCTGTGGCACACCGACGGGGTCACCGGCCCCAGGAGAGCCTTCTGGTGCACCGGGATCCTGCTGTTCCCGGTTGCAGGTGCCCTGGTCTGGCTTGCCGCACTCCACCGCAGCAGCAGCGGCGGTGTACCCGAGGCTGCCGGCTCGCAGGAGCTTCGGCCCAGGGAGCCCACGGAAAGCGGCTAGGGGAACCGATTTCATTCAGTGAGCTGGGCAACTTCATGCAGTGAACTGGGCAACGGATGGCTGACGTGTTCCCCACTCCTGACAAATAGTCTTAGGCGACCCGAACTCGCGGTGCTACGTTGGCAATATGCTCGATAAGGCAGCGACCGCCGACGCTGCGGCCAACCCCGTCATCACCAGGAAAGGCCCCCGCCTCCCCTGGCTGCTCGGCCCCGCACTGGTGGCAGGCGTCGCCTACCTGGATCCCGGCAATGTAGCCAGCAACATGACCGCCGGAGCCCGTTTTGGCTATCTGCTTGTCTGGGTGGTCATCGCCGGAAACACCATGGCCTGGCTCGTGCAGTACCTCTCGGCCAAGCTGGGCCTGGCTACCGGACGCAGCCTGCCCGAGCTGGTGGGGATCCGCCTGAAGTCCAACGCCGGCCGGCGGCTGTACTGGCTGCAGGCCGAACTCGTTGCCATGGCAACCGACGTCGCGGAGGTGATCGGCGGCGCCGTCGCACTGTGGCTCCTCTTCGACCTTCCGCTGCTGCTGGGCGGGCTGATCACCGGTGCCGTATCGATGACTGTCCTGACGCTGCAGGGCAGCGGCCGGCACCGCGGCTTCGAGTACGTCATTGTTTCCATGATGGTGATCATTGCCGTCGGCTTCACCGCCGGAGTCTTCATTGCTCCGCCGGACCCGGGCGCCGTCGCAACTGGCCTGCTGCCCCGGTTCGAGGGTTCAGAGTCTGTGCTGCTCGCGGCATCAATCCTGGGCGCCACCGTCATGCCGCATGCCATCTACGCCCACTCCGCCCTGACGCGGGACCGTTTTCCGGAACGGACCCAGGGCATCACCACGACGACGCTGATCCGCGCCACCCGCTGGGACGTAACGATCGCCCTGGTGGTCGCCGGAACAGTGAACCTTGCCATCCTGCTGCTGGCAGCCACCTCGCTGCAGGGAGTGGACGGGACAGACACACTCGACGGTGCCCATGCGGCCATCGAGACCGCACTCGGCGGGGGCATCGCCTTCCTCTTCGCGATCGGGCTGCTGGCCTCCGGGCTGGCGTCGACCTCAGTCGGTGCCTACGCCGGTGCCGAGATCATGCAGGGCCTGCTTCGCATCCGCATCCCCATGCTGCTGCGGCGCCTTATTACGCTCCTGCCGGCCCTGGCCATCCTCGCAGCCGGCATTGATCCGACCTGGGCGCTGGTGCTGAGCCAGGTAGTGCTGTCCTTCGGCATTCCGTTTGCCCTGGTGCCCCTCCTCTGGCTCACGTCCCGCGCGGATCTGATGGGTGAACACCGCAACCGGTGGTGGACCACCGTCCTGGGCGTCGTCGTCGTCGGCCTGCTCATCACCCTGAACGTTGCACTGCTGTTCCTGACCTTCACCGGAGCCGGTTAGCTTCAGTCCAGCGTTCCCGTGCAGTAGCTGGTCGAGCCGCTCGCCAGGGCCCCGAAAGCCGCTCGGCTAGGCCCGGACCCGTCCGCGGATCCGGATAGCTGCCACCAGCGTAAACACCACGGTCATGGCGGCGAGCACGAAGATCACATATCCAGTGCCCACCTGCCAGTCCCCTACCTGTGCCGTGATGCCAAAGACGCTCTGCAGCTCCTCAATGGCTGCAGGCTGGTCCCCGGTCATGGCAGGAAGGGTCTCCGCGGTCATTTCCTGGCGGACCAGCATGGAGGACTGCAGGAACGGCAGCGCACTCACGAATTCCCGCACACCCTCCGGGAAGTTGCCCACCGGAATATAGGAACCGGCGATGAAGCCCAGCACGGTGCCGACAATCGTCGACAGGGCCGAGTACGCGCCGGCGGTTCGAATGAAGGAGACCGCAAAGGCGCTCAGCGCGGAGAATGCGAAACATGACAGCGCCAGGTACCCGCAGATCCGCAGCAGCGGTACGGCGCCGATGGTGACGCCGCTGACCACGAACAGGTAGACGAGGCTGACGATCAGCACCACGGCGGTCATGATCATCGAAATCATCACCGCGGAGAGCAAATAGCCCAGGATCAGCTTCTCCCGCCGGATCGGCGAGACCAGGAAGTCCTGGAAGCGTCCGGAGCCGGAGTCCTCCACGAACACAACCATGGCGCCCAGCGCCGTCGTAATGGTGGTGATGCCCAGGATGCCGGCGAACATCCAGCTGTCCACGAACCCGCGGATCTCGTCCTCGGTGGCCTGCGGAAAGGACTCGCCCAGCCCTTCGGTCTGCAGGTTGCCCAGGAACAGTGTGTAGAGCAGGAAGACGACCAGCGCGGAGACGAGGGAGAAGAACACGCCCAGCCGGTCGCGGAAGAACAGCCGCAGGTTCCGGGTGGTGATGTCCAGGACGACGTTCATCGTTGGGTTCCTTCCGGTGCTGCGGTGTCTGCCGGGACTTCCCTGCCGGTCAGGGTCAGGAACACGTCGTCCATGGTGCCGTGGCGGAACTCGAAGTCCAGGACGTCGTCGCCGTGCCGTTCCAGGATGCGGCGGGCGGTGTCTGCGGTTTCGACGCCGATGCGCACCGCCGCGCTGTCCCCGTCCTTGAGCTGCCCGCCCAGTTCCAGGACCAGTGCGTCGAGGCCGGGCCGGTTGCGGGTGGTCACGGTGAGGATGCTGCTGGAGTACTCCGACCGCAGCTGGGCCGGGGTGCCGTCGGCGATGATCCTGCCGGCGTCGATGATGCAGACCCGGTCCGCTTCCTCGGTTTCCTCCATGTAGTGCGTGGTGAGGAAGACCGTGAGCCCGTGCGCATCCCGCAAATCGTGGATGGTTTTCCAGACGATCGCCCGGCTGGCCGGATCCAGGCCCGCCGTGGGCTCGTCCAGGAAGATGATCGGCGGGGCGTGAAGCAGTGCCCTGGCAATGTCCACCCGGCGGCGCTGCCCGCCCGAATAGGTCCCGTAGCGGCGGTCAATGAACTCCCTCAGCTGAACGAGTTCCGCTAATTCGTTGATCCGCGCCTCGTTCTTCGCTGAGTCCGGGGAGTAGAAGCGTGCGCGGACGCGCAGGTTCTCGCGGCCGGTGAGCAGCGGGTCCAGGACAGAATCTTGGAAAACGACGCCGATGTCCCGCCGCACGCGGTCCCCGGCCGTGCGCACGTTGTGTCCGGAGACCTCCGCCGATCCGGCATCAAAGGGATTGACCGTGGTCAGGCATCCGATGGTGGTGGACTTTCCCGCGCCGTTAGTGCCCAGGAACGCGAAGACACTGCCTGCTTCGACATCGAAACTGATGTCGTCGACGGCAGTCTTCGGCCCATATTTTTTCGTCAA harbors:
- a CDS encoding acetyl-CoA hydrolase/transferase family protein, translated to MRDRISHPGLSKLVMTAEQAAAMIKPGMTVAMSGFTGAGYPKAVPGALAAQMEEAHARGEDFQIKVLTGASTAPELDGVLAQAGGMELRLPYQSDPTLRKRINDGELEYIDIHLGHVAQYTWFGFYGHIDLAVIEVVGINEDGSLIPSSSVGNNKTWIEQADKIILEVNMQQPAAMDGMHDVYYGTALPPHRKPIMLVNPDDRIGEPYLRLDPEKVIAVVETDAPDRMTPFAAPDETSQMIAGHLLDFFESEIKAGRLTNKLLPLQSGVGNIANAVLAGLSGAGYTGLTAYTEVIQDGMLELIRDGVIRVASATSFSLSPAGIEEFNSNIDFYRKRIILRTQEISNHPELIRRLGCIAMNGMIEADIYGNVNSTHVGGTAMMNGIGGSGDFARNGFLSAFMSPSTAKGGKISGIVPMASHVDHTEHDTMLIITERGLADLRGLSPKQRARTIIEKCAHPDFQPLLQDYFDRASRESVGKHTPHLLDESLAFHQRFIETGTSLPEAARR
- a CDS encoding flavin reductase family protein, whose amino-acid sequence is MRTDFDPAAMGGRSFYRLLTSVVVPRPIAWVSTRSADGVDNLAPHSFFTIASVNPPVVSFTSVGEKDSLRNIRKTGEFVISLAPENLFEAINATGTGFTADISEFDAAGIAREPSATVRPPRVAGSPVALECRLHEIHPVGDCFVVYGEITCAAVQTDTLDDDSHPRIEKLRPLSRLGLNEWGTVGDVRDITRIRPEEWPGHYRGA
- a CDS encoding ABC transporter permease, with protein sequence MNVVLDITTRNLRLFFRDRLGVFFSLVSALVVFLLYTLFLGNLQTEGLGESFPQATEDEIRGFVDSWMFAGILGITTITTALGAMVVFVEDSGSGRFQDFLVSPIRREKLILGYLLSAVMISMIMTAVVLIVSLVYLFVVSGVTIGAVPLLRICGYLALSCFAFSALSAFAVSFIRTAGAYSALSTIVGTVLGFIAGSYIPVGNFPEGVREFVSALPFLQSSMLVRQEMTAETLPAMTGDQPAAIEELQSVFGITAQVGDWQVGTGYVIFVLAAMTVVFTLVAAIRIRGRVRA
- a CDS encoding ABC transporter ATP-binding protein; its protein translation is MTKKYGPKTAVDDISFDVEAGSVFAFLGTNGAGKSTTIGCLTTVNPFDAGSAEVSGHNVRTAGDRVRRDIGVVFQDSVLDPLLTGRENLRVRARFYSPDSAKNEARINELAELVQLREFIDRRYGTYSGGQRRRVDIARALLHAPPIIFLDEPTAGLDPASRAIVWKTIHDLRDAHGLTVFLTTHYMEETEEADRVCIIDAGRIIADGTPAQLRSEYSSSILTVTTRNRPGLDALVLELGGQLKDGDSAAVRIGVETADTARRILERHGDDVLDFEFRHGTMDDVFLTLTGREVPADTAAPEGTQR
- a CDS encoding MFS transporter, with protein sequence MRSTSGPGLLFVLVCAMGAGPVMNYGLSATSTLIMADLGISETQFGLLASTCFASAALSSMSLGRLSDRITARSQLAIIFGGTALALVLMAVSGNYLWLLAAVLLSGPAQAISNPTTNRVISHAVEPAKRPGWMGIKQSGVQASQLFSSLFFPAAALVAGWRGAAAGAAVVLALLLAYSWTRLPPEPRVPSTPKAERGPVDRRFPATVWLLAAFALFSGAGMQATNVYLPLFAQRELGFSLVMGGVAAAAAGVVGVASRVLWGRRMAEGVRASTLLLILAGGAIVGAGLLLAAGQTGNPLLLWAGVLFHGASVLGVNVVVMAGVLREVSQQRVGAASGAVSLGMYAGFAAGPLAMGLLLEFSGGFLGGWLAIGGFYLACVGIGLAYRRAGSSGRALKPLPAP
- a CDS encoding DUF1622 domain-containing protein codes for the protein MTLGSTMPTLQCSRGPQPPRLLTQEPPPELSGILARRADVYEMYRQQLGRAILLGLELLVAADIIRTVAVTPTFESLGVLAVIVLIRTFLSYSLQLEVTGKLPWQQPVPEKPSPAR
- a CDS encoding Nramp family divalent metal transporter, with translation MLDKAATADAAANPVITRKGPRLPWLLGPALVAGVAYLDPGNVASNMTAGARFGYLLVWVVIAGNTMAWLVQYLSAKLGLATGRSLPELVGIRLKSNAGRRLYWLQAELVAMATDVAEVIGGAVALWLLFDLPLLLGGLITGAVSMTVLTLQGSGRHRGFEYVIVSMMVIIAVGFTAGVFIAPPDPGAVATGLLPRFEGSESVLLAASILGATVMPHAIYAHSALTRDRFPERTQGITTTTLIRATRWDVTIALVVAGTVNLAILLLAATSLQGVDGTDTLDGAHAAIETALGGGIAFLFAIGLLASGLASTSVGAYAGAEIMQGLLRIRIPMLLRRLITLLPALAILAAGIDPTWALVLSQVVLSFGIPFALVPLLWLTSRADLMGEHRNRWWTTVLGVVVVGLLITLNVALLFLTFTGAG
- a CDS encoding DMT family transporter; the protein is MSWVVLIASGMLEAVWATALGKSNNFKKPLPTLVFALALTASMAGLAWAMLSIPVGTAYAVWVGIGAVLTAGYAMVFGGEKATVIKVVLLMGIVGCVVGLKLVA
- a CDS encoding amino acid permease; its protein translation is MSVDDRGTSIFRRKPIEETEDEVSGSKLFKSLGLWQLTAIGVGGIIGIGIFTLAGLVANGGPDAEGVGPAVLISFLIAGLASAAAALSYAEFAGMVPRAGSAYTYGYVALGEVIGWFIGWDLLLEYTAIVAVVAIGISGYFTEFMAGIGLDVPVWMQGTGDVVEGGLVNLPALIVCLFITFILSRGTKTFGRFELVAVGLKVLLILFIIGMGIFFVNTDNYTPFLPNGFGVVFTGAATVFFAVFGYDAMSTAAEEAKDGKKHMPKAILLSLGVAMVLYILATLVLTGMQNYTEISPTAGFASAFQNVGLPVIATVISAFAVLSILTVMLTFLLGVTRVWFSMSRDGLLPRWFSGTDSRGTPQRVTWIAGGVSAVLAGFFPIRAVADLTNIGILAAFVVVCVAVIVLRRTQPDAPREFRLPLMPWIPAFGVLASGFLMLQLHWETWLRFGIWLVIGLIIYWFYGRKHSLLNPDSPRHSPRDPSPAPPTPEPDAAG
- a CDS encoding DMT family transporter, with translation MAWIILLLSAVLEAVWATALEASNGFTVLAPSIIFAVAAALSMAGLGYAMKHIPISTAYAVWTGLGAVLTVAWAMFTGTEEPGVLKVLFLAGIIGCVIGLKFVDKPAPEPAGKSHDS